The following proteins are encoded in a genomic region of Prosthecobacter sp. SYSU 5D2:
- a CDS encoding exopolysaccharide biosynthesis polyprenyl glycosylphosphotransferase produces the protein MAILAGYAAYWLRFHSLKDFGNWDNLTLRQYAGHMTLGTLSLLLAIGWQGIYERNVLLRNRWIASKMAKAVLIWTLGFLALTLALNLQPAISRVYVALYGASALLLLLSWRMVFNAFLHAPARIRTLQQRTLFVGWNEDAKRLWQTMSDDKAHAFNLIGWVDASGWREQGTVPSEIPFVGYLEDIHRVIARHEVDMIIVADLPRQQLVEMANLCEREMIQFKLAPSVFRIFVSGLSLETIAGTPVLGVNRLPLDNTLNVLAKRTLDICGALVGLVLSAPLIAFFGFMVWWESGGPIFYYQRRWGMNGVPFEIIKIRSMKLNAEAATGAQWCVQDDPRRLKVGAFMRKWNIDEVPQFWNVLKGQMSLVGPRPERPELIADFKHEIPHYNARHHAKPGMTGWAQVKGLRGDTDLAERIKCDLWYLENWSLMLDLQIMFLTFFKRENAY, from the coding sequence ATGGCCATCCTGGCAGGTTATGCCGCCTACTGGCTGCGCTTCCATTCGCTGAAGGACTTCGGCAACTGGGATAATTTGACGCTGCGGCAGTATGCAGGGCACATGACCCTGGGCACGCTGAGCCTGCTGCTGGCGATTGGCTGGCAGGGGATCTATGAGCGGAATGTGCTGCTGAGGAACCGCTGGATTGCCTCCAAAATGGCCAAGGCGGTGCTGATCTGGACGCTGGGATTCCTGGCCTTGACGCTGGCTCTAAATCTGCAGCCGGCCATCTCCCGAGTGTATGTGGCCCTGTATGGTGCCTCCGCCCTGCTGTTGCTACTGAGCTGGCGGATGGTCTTCAATGCCTTTCTGCATGCCCCGGCGCGCATCCGCACGCTGCAACAACGCACGCTTTTTGTCGGCTGGAATGAGGATGCCAAAAGGCTGTGGCAGACGATGAGTGATGACAAGGCCCACGCGTTTAATCTCATCGGATGGGTGGATGCCTCAGGATGGCGGGAGCAGGGTACGGTGCCTTCAGAAATCCCTTTTGTGGGCTACCTGGAGGATATTCACCGGGTGATCGCCCGGCATGAAGTGGACATGATCATCGTGGCGGACCTGCCGCGCCAGCAGCTGGTGGAAATGGCCAACCTGTGTGAACGGGAGATGATCCAGTTCAAACTGGCACCTTCTGTCTTCCGGATCTTTGTCTCTGGACTTTCCCTGGAAACGATCGCGGGAACCCCGGTGCTAGGAGTGAACCGTCTGCCGCTGGACAACACGCTGAACGTGCTGGCCAAACGCACATTGGACATCTGCGGAGCACTGGTGGGGCTGGTGCTGAGCGCGCCGCTCATTGCCTTTTTCGGCTTCATGGTGTGGTGGGAATCCGGCGGGCCCATATTTTATTATCAGCGGCGCTGGGGCATGAACGGGGTGCCTTTTGAAATCATCAAGATCCGGTCCATGAAGCTCAACGCAGAAGCGGCCACGGGTGCGCAGTGGTGTGTGCAGGATGATCCGCGCAGGTTAAAAGTGGGCGCCTTCATGCGGAAATGGAACATTGATGAGGTGCCGCAGTTTTGGAACGTGCTGAAGGGCCAGATGAGCCTGGTGGGGCCGCGACCGGAGAGGCCGGAGCTGATTGCCGACTTCAAACATGAAATCCCGCATTACAATGCGCGGCATCACGCCAAGCCCGGAATGACCGGCTGGGCCCAGGTGAAGGGGCTGCGAGGGGATACGGATCTGGCCGA